The Raphanus sativus cultivar WK10039 chromosome 2, ASM80110v3, whole genome shotgun sequence genome includes a region encoding these proteins:
- the LOC108827374 gene encoding uncharacterized protein LOC108827374: protein MASACVNNVSVSAYGCFNPRAASEKLIPPPLPKVSTEEEEFEFMSGDTAGMLPADELFSGGKLVTAVTAVVEVETEVSSGEESCLVSSPKAPRCSSKWRELLGLKRFSQNSKAATTTTFHSNPRSSTTASFKQFLNRSPKTLSSSEATSLISLPLLSDSESLSVSSSSRMSLSSSSSSQDHEDNNTPRLSLDAERLNHLANQTITANPFAPARPRMRLVKPRDREETCSDSPRLNSSGKIVYQSLERSSSSPSGTSGGGGYRNRGVERSYSANVRVAPVLNVPVCSVRGGSVIFSQFFSSASSSQHKHGGISRGRNSTDRVS from the coding sequence ATGGCTTCTGCTTGCGTCAACAATGTTAGTGTCTCTGCTTACGGATGTTTCAACCCGCGAGCTGCTTCCGAGAAGCTgattcctcctcctcttcccaAGGTTTCGACGGAGGAAGAAGAGTTCGAGTTCATGTCCGGTGATACGGCCGGAATGCTTCCCGCCGACGAGCTTTTCTCCGGTGGAAAACTCGTGACGGCGGTGACGGCGGTGGTGGAAGTCGAGACGGAGGTTTCCTCCGGAGAGGAGAGTTGCTTGGTGTCCTCTCCCAAGGCGCCAAGGTGTTCGAGTAAGTGGAGGGAGTTGTTAGGTCTGAAGAGATTCTCTCAGAACAGCAAAGCCGCCACGACGACGACGTTTCATTCGAATCCGAGATCGTCTACTACGGCGTCGTTTAAACAGTTTTTAAACCGGAGCCCCAAAACGTTGTCGTCTTCGGAAGCTACTTCGTTAATCAGTCTTCCTCTCCTCTCCGACAGCGAATCTCTCTCTGTCTCCTCCTCTTCGCGTATgtccctctcctcctcctcctcgagTCAAGACCACGAGGACAACAACACCCCGAGGCTATCGCTGGACGCAGAGAGACTCAACCACCTCGCTAACCAAACCATCACGGCCAACCCGTTCGCTCCCGCTCGGCCGAGGATGAGGTTAGTGAAGCCTCGTGATAGAGAGGAAACATGTAGCGACAGCCCGAGACTGAACTCGTCGGGGAAGATCGTGTACCAGAGCCTTGAGCGGAGCTCAAGCAGCCCCAGTGGCACGAGCGGCGGCGGAGGGTATAGAAACAGAGGAGTGGAGAGATCGTACAGTGCAAACGTGAGGGTGGCTCCTGTTCTTAACGTTCCCGTTTGTTCGGTCAGAGGTGGTTCTGTAATATTCAGCCAGTTCTTCTCTTCGGCTTCTTCGTCTCAACACAAGCACGGTGGTATCAGTAGAGGTCGTAACTCCACAGATCGAGTTAGTTAG